From Micromonospora rifamycinica, a single genomic window includes:
- a CDS encoding metallophosphoesterase family protein: MSDDHADPDAEHAPGERAVRRPRGTDPVELGFTPRRPVPWLAPFLLISTGIRTLLAMLFGAYLDKRELQNALDARIGTQIGPDGGLWLDYVADLGDGFDATYSVAYLLAQPELTVDGHRLPRAQTLVMGGDQVYPSAAYEAYEDRCKGPYQAALPVAPPQRPTLFAVPGNHDWYDGLTAFLRLFVRSRDRNFGGWGTGQSRSYFAVELPAGWWLLGLDDQSGSYLDDPQLSYFDEVARRLGPDSRVILAVPAPTWVKSVDHPTAYDSIDYFVRTIIAPTGAHVRLLVSGDLHHYARYAGPERQLITCGGGGAYLYPTHTLPERIEVPPKDTLSRRASRTRAYDLVARFPDAARSRRYGWGVFHRLPRRNPGFGTLLGTLHTLLMLAMAGVAANRNGTEQRLLSVPLVIMLAVTLLGAAFFAQPPGASGKRHVRHWLLGVGHGLAHVALAVAGTWAWLHLPFYHWPWPLPAVAAAVLYGPVIGLVATQLVAGYLLVAGAFGVNVNELFAGQGIEDAKSFLRMRIDPDGTLTVYPIAVDRVCHDWQLNPDQSPTASWLAPRTPLNPRLAEPPVTLI; encoded by the coding sequence GTGAGCGACGACCACGCCGACCCGGACGCCGAGCACGCCCCCGGTGAGCGGGCCGTCCGACGGCCACGGGGCACCGATCCGGTGGAGTTGGGCTTCACCCCCCGCCGACCGGTCCCCTGGCTCGCGCCGTTCCTGCTGATCAGCACCGGTATCCGTACCCTGCTGGCGATGCTCTTCGGGGCGTACCTCGACAAGCGGGAGCTGCAGAACGCGCTCGACGCGCGGATCGGCACCCAGATCGGGCCGGACGGCGGGCTGTGGCTGGACTACGTGGCCGACCTGGGCGACGGGTTCGACGCCACGTACTCGGTGGCGTACCTGCTGGCCCAGCCGGAGCTGACCGTCGACGGGCACCGGCTGCCCCGGGCGCAGACCCTGGTGATGGGGGGCGACCAGGTCTACCCGTCAGCGGCCTACGAGGCGTACGAGGACCGGTGCAAGGGGCCGTACCAGGCGGCGCTGCCGGTCGCCCCACCGCAGCGGCCGACGCTGTTCGCCGTGCCCGGCAACCATGACTGGTACGACGGGCTGACCGCGTTCCTGCGGCTCTTCGTCCGCTCCCGGGACCGCAACTTCGGCGGCTGGGGCACCGGCCAGTCCCGGTCGTACTTCGCGGTGGAACTGCCGGCCGGGTGGTGGCTGCTCGGCCTGGACGACCAGTCCGGTTCCTACCTGGACGACCCGCAGCTCTCGTACTTCGACGAGGTGGCCCGCCGGCTCGGCCCCGACTCCCGGGTGATCCTGGCGGTGCCGGCACCGACCTGGGTGAAGTCGGTCGACCATCCCACCGCGTACGACTCGATCGACTACTTCGTCCGGACGATCATCGCGCCCACCGGGGCGCACGTCCGGCTGCTGGTCTCCGGCGACCTGCACCACTACGCCCGGTACGCCGGGCCGGAGCGGCAGCTCATCACGTGCGGCGGGGGCGGCGCGTACCTCTACCCGACGCACACCCTGCCCGAGCGGATCGAGGTCCCCCCGAAGGACACCCTGTCCCGCCGGGCCAGCCGCACCCGGGCGTACGACCTGGTGGCCCGGTTCCCGGACGCGGCCCGCTCCCGCCGGTACGGCTGGGGGGTCTTCCACCGGCTGCCCCGGCGCAACCCGGGCTTCGGCACCCTGCTCGGCACCCTGCACACGCTGCTGATGCTCGCCATGGCGGGCGTCGCGGCCAACCGGAACGGCACCGAGCAACGGCTGCTCAGCGTCCCCCTGGTGATCATGTTGGCGGTGACGCTGCTCGGCGCGGCCTTCTTCGCCCAGCCGCCCGGCGCCAGCGGGAAACGGCACGTCCGGCACTGGCTGCTCGGCGTCGGCCACGGGCTGGCGCACGTGGCGCTCGCGGTCGCCGGCACCTGGGCCTGGCTGCACCTGCCGTTCTACCACTGGCCGTGGCCGCTGCCGGCGGTCGCCGCCGCCGTGCTCTACGGACCGGTGATCGGGCTGGTCGCCACCCAGCTGGTGGCCGGGTACCTGCTGGTGGCGGGTGCTTTCGGGGTCAACGTGAACGAGCTGTTTGCCGGTCAGGGGATCGAGGACGCCAAGTCGTTCCTGCGGATGCGGATCGACCCGGACGGCACGCTGACCGTCTATCCGATCGCCGTCGACCGGGTCTGCCACGACTGGCAGCTCAACCCCGACCAGTCCCCGACCGCCTCCTGGCTGGCCCCCCGCACCCCACTGAACCCCCGCCTCGCCGAACCCCCGGTAACCCTCATCTGA
- a CDS encoding MarR family winged helix-turn-helix transcriptional regulator, which produces MSQADAGIDLETSLGYLLKEASSALRAAMEEVLRPLGMGVTHYACLELLAQRPGMSNSELARGAFVTRQTMNVLLQNLERDGYVTRPAEAPVGKALPARLTPRGRRSLEQATAAVRSVEVRMLSGMTGPERSAAFHALKSMIHSLTSPPAPPPADDDRG; this is translated from the coding sequence ATGAGTCAAGCTGATGCCGGCATCGACCTGGAGACGTCGCTGGGCTACCTGCTGAAGGAGGCGTCGAGCGCCCTGCGGGCGGCCATGGAGGAGGTGCTGCGACCACTCGGGATGGGCGTGACGCACTACGCCTGCCTCGAACTGCTGGCGCAGCGACCGGGCATGTCGAACTCCGAACTCGCGCGGGGCGCGTTCGTGACCCGGCAGACGATGAACGTGCTGCTCCAGAATCTGGAACGCGATGGCTACGTGACCAGACCCGCGGAGGCCCCCGTCGGGAAGGCGCTCCCCGCACGGCTCACCCCCCGGGGCCGGCGGAGCCTGGAGCAGGCGACCGCGGCAGTCCGTTCCGTCGAGGTCAGAATGCTCTCCGGCATGACCGGCCCCGAGCGCTCAGCCGCGTTCCACGCCCTCAAGTCCATGATCCACTCCCTGACCTCCCCGCCCGCGCCGCCGCCCGCCGACGACGACCGGGGTTGA
- a CDS encoding VOC family protein yields the protein MPVTGPDFISLQARDLAASQAFYQRYLGLVRSPAGPPHAVVFATTPIAFALRDVVPGTDLASAARPGIGAAIWLHATDVQAIHDALVTDGHTIVSAPVDGPFGRTFTFADPDGYHVTLHDRA from the coding sequence ATGCCCGTCACCGGCCCCGACTTCATCTCGCTCCAGGCGCGCGACCTCGCCGCCTCGCAGGCGTTCTACCAGCGCTACCTCGGCCTCGTCCGCTCGCCGGCCGGGCCACCGCACGCCGTCGTCTTCGCCACCACACCGATCGCGTTCGCCCTGCGCGACGTCGTCCCCGGCACCGATCTCGCCTCCGCCGCCCGGCCCGGCATCGGTGCCGCGATCTGGCTCCACGCCACGGACGTGCAGGCCATCCACGACGCGCTCGTCACCGACGGGCACACCATCGTCTCCGCGCCGGTCGACGGCCCCTTCGGCCGGACGTTCACCTTCGCCGACCCCGACGGCTACCACGTCACCCTGCACGACCGCGCCTGA
- a CDS encoding PSP1 domain-containing protein has product MGMLCAVSFNRYGRLYYLDPGEFRPQVGDRVLVPTDDGPEVAECVWSAQWVTEETDGFPKLAGLAGDDDLRRDEMLRRRKAEAKVAAKRLIREHGLPMKVVAVDHVLAATEGTGDRTTVYFTAPHRVDFRSLVRDLGATLHCRVELRQLSARDSARVQGGIGSCGRDLCCATFLNDFEPVTIRMAKDQDLPLNPLRISGACGRLMCCLKYEHPLYAKFTESAPAVGSRVTTPEGEGRVVGHSVPRDAVTVRLDADGSRSMCSRADVCGSRSAYESRDLAGPGGAAS; this is encoded by the coding sequence ATGGGCATGCTCTGCGCGGTCAGCTTCAACCGGTACGGGCGGCTCTACTACCTCGACCCGGGGGAGTTCCGTCCGCAGGTCGGCGACCGGGTGCTCGTCCCCACCGACGACGGCCCCGAGGTGGCAGAGTGCGTCTGGTCGGCGCAGTGGGTCACCGAGGAGACCGACGGCTTTCCGAAGCTGGCCGGCCTGGCCGGAGACGACGACCTGCGCCGCGACGAGATGCTGCGGCGGCGCAAGGCCGAGGCGAAGGTGGCCGCGAAGCGGCTGATCCGGGAGCACGGCCTGCCGATGAAGGTGGTGGCGGTGGACCACGTCCTGGCCGCCACCGAGGGCACCGGTGACCGGACGACGGTCTACTTCACCGCCCCGCACCGGGTGGACTTCCGCTCCCTGGTGCGGGACCTCGGGGCGACCCTGCACTGCCGGGTGGAGCTGCGCCAGCTCTCCGCCCGGGATTCGGCCCGGGTGCAGGGCGGCATCGGCTCCTGCGGCCGGGACCTGTGCTGCGCCACCTTCCTCAACGACTTCGAGCCGGTGACCATCCGGATGGCCAAGGACCAGGACCTCCCGCTCAATCCGCTGCGGATCTCCGGGGCCTGCGGCCGGCTGATGTGCTGCCTCAAGTACGAGCATCCGCTGTACGCCAAGTTCACCGAGTCCGCCCCGGCGGTGGGCAGCCGCGTCACCACGCCCGAGGGGGAGGGCCGGGTGGTCGGCCACAGCGTCCCGAGGGACGCGGTGACCGTCCGGCTGGACGCGGACGGCTCGCGCTCCATGTGCTCCCGCGCCGACGTCTGCGGCTCCCGCAGCGCCTACGAGAGCCGCGACCTGGCCGGCCCCGGAGGGGCCGCGAGCTGA
- a CDS encoding YbaB/EbfC family nucleoid-associated protein yields MPRGEIDEAWIEEAVRRYRRIESLQAEFDRAVDTVEVTVRSPDGLVEVVVTAGGRITDVRFLGPLHTRHPRDVAGSVQAAVTAAADAAQWAREKLHNETFTAYRPLTGA; encoded by the coding sequence ATGCCGCGCGGCGAGATCGACGAGGCGTGGATCGAGGAGGCGGTGCGGCGGTACCGCCGGATCGAGTCCCTCCAGGCCGAGTTCGACCGGGCGGTCGACACCGTCGAGGTGACCGTCCGCTCGCCCGACGGGCTGGTCGAGGTGGTGGTGACCGCCGGGGGCCGGATCACCGACGTGCGCTTCCTCGGCCCGCTGCACACCCGGCACCCCCGGGACGTGGCCGGTTCGGTGCAGGCCGCCGTCACCGCCGCCGCCGACGCCGCCCAGTGGGCCCGGGAGAAGCTGCACAACGAGACCTTCACCGCCTACCGTCCCCTGACGGGGGCCTGA
- a CDS encoding DNA polymerase III subunit delta', translating to MPDVFADLVGQDEAVDTLRRAAASAAAVLRAAPVADGPTEDPGAGMTHAWIFTGPPGSGRSVAARAFAAALQCVHGTGCGTCPGCHTTLTGTHADVRLVAPEGLSIGVGEMRALVLRAASTPSGGRWQVVIIEDADRLTEAAGNALLKAVEEPPPRTVFLLCAPSTHPDDVSVTIRSRCRVVPLRQPSAAAVAEMLVRRDGIAPDVAQWVAAAAQGHVGRARRLAGDPEARGRRDAVLAVPRRLTGVGTALDAASALIGAAEAEAEAAVAETDAAERAALQTALGAGGTGRGAAGATRGSAGQLKELEKRQKSRATRAQRDALDRALVDLAGFYRDALTSALRAPVAPVHTDTATLAEAGGQKWAPEGALRRLEAVLACRAAIEANVKPRIAVEAMMLSLWRG from the coding sequence ATGCCGGACGTCTTCGCCGATCTGGTCGGGCAGGACGAGGCGGTCGACACGCTGCGCCGGGCCGCCGCGTCGGCCGCCGCCGTGCTGCGTGCCGCCCCCGTCGCGGACGGGCCGACCGAAGACCCGGGGGCCGGGATGACCCACGCCTGGATCTTCACCGGCCCGCCGGGTTCCGGTCGTTCGGTGGCCGCCCGTGCCTTCGCCGCCGCCCTCCAGTGCGTGCACGGCACCGGCTGCGGCACCTGTCCCGGTTGCCACACCACGCTCACCGGCACCCACGCCGACGTCCGACTGGTGGCCCCCGAGGGGCTCTCCATCGGCGTGGGCGAGATGCGTGCCCTGGTGCTCCGGGCGGCGAGCACCCCGTCCGGTGGACGCTGGCAGGTGGTGATCATCGAGGATGCCGACCGGCTCACCGAGGCGGCCGGCAACGCGCTGCTCAAGGCCGTCGAGGAACCGCCGCCCCGGACGGTGTTCCTGCTCTGTGCCCCGTCCACCCACCCGGATGACGTCTCGGTGACGATCCGGTCGCGCTGTCGGGTCGTACCCCTGCGGCAGCCCTCGGCGGCGGCGGTTGCCGAGATGCTGGTCCGGCGGGACGGCATCGCGCCCGACGTGGCGCAGTGGGTGGCCGCCGCCGCGCAGGGGCACGTCGGGCGGGCCCGGCGGCTGGCCGGCGACCCGGAGGCGCGCGGGCGTCGGGACGCGGTGCTGGCGGTGCCGCGCCGGCTGACCGGTGTGGGCACCGCGCTGGACGCGGCGTCGGCGCTGATCGGGGCGGCCGAGGCGGAGGCGGAGGCCGCGGTGGCGGAGACCGACGCGGCCGAGCGGGCCGCGTTGCAGACCGCCCTGGGCGCGGGCGGCACCGGCCGGGGCGCGGCGGGTGCCACCCGGGGTTCCGCCGGACAGCTCAAGGAGCTGGAGAAGCGGCAGAAGTCCCGGGCCACCCGGGCGCAGCGGGACGCCCTGGACCGGGCGCTGGTGGACCTGGCCGGCTTCTACCGGGACGCGCTGACCTCGGCGCTGCGGGCACCGGTTGCTCCGGTGCACACCGACACCGCCACGCTGGCCGAGGCGGGTGGGCAGAAGTGGGCGCCCGAGGGCGCGTTGCGCCGGTTGGAGGCGGTGCTGGCGTGCCGGGCGGCGATCGAGGCGAACGTCAAACCCCGGATCGCCGTGGAGGCGATGATGCTCTCCCTCTGGCGCGGCTGA
- the tmk gene encoding dTMP kinase, whose product MLGAASFGDWLGLLATSVFAAAQVSGSTAQGAVFGGVIAIRLLPALVLGPVAGVLADRFDRRWTMVICDLLRFLLFASIPLVALLGVRGGVVVTWAAVATFLIESITLLWIPAKEAAVPNLIPRARLETANQLTLITTYGLTPVAAAIALAVLDRSVRGVTGGEMPSWAEPAQLALWFNSLSRLATALVVAFGIKEISQAQARERGERAEQGMFSQFTEGWKFIGQTPLVRGLVLGIFGAFAGGGIVIGTAKFFAASLGAGDAAFYMLFGAIFIGLAIGIGLGPMIVRDMSRRRWFGMSIVLASASVLVLAFAIHLSMAILGAIMVGAGAGMAFLAGTTLLGGEVADEVRGRVFAVVQIGTRLVLILAIALSSLLVGVGGSRQLTIADLGISVSSTRLLLLAAGLAGIFAGVSAFGQMDDKKGVPVLADLWGSMRGRPLMPAEPFVSNGLFVVFEGGEGGGKSTQLETLATRLREQGRDVVVTREPGATVMGERIRAMVLEDSGADAPSPRAEALLYAADRAHHVATVVRPALIRGAVVISDRYVDSSLAYQGAGRTLPVEEVSWLSSWATGGLKPDLVVLLDIDPRTGLSRAAARNRGADRLEAESVAFHERVRYAFLDLAANDPKRYLVLDAARPIEEIAGLVARRVDELLVDPAGIVHPRPAHGPDTSVQPELSETELVGVEHRT is encoded by the coding sequence GTGCTCGGCGCGGCCTCCTTCGGTGACTGGCTCGGCCTGCTCGCCACCTCCGTCTTCGCCGCCGCGCAGGTCTCCGGCAGCACCGCCCAGGGTGCCGTCTTCGGTGGCGTGATCGCGATCCGGCTGCTCCCGGCGCTGGTGCTCGGGCCGGTGGCCGGCGTGCTCGCCGACCGGTTCGACCGGCGCTGGACGATGGTCATCTGCGACCTGCTGCGGTTCCTGCTGTTCGCCTCGATCCCGCTGGTCGCGCTGCTCGGTGTCCGGGGCGGCGTGGTGGTCACCTGGGCGGCGGTCGCCACCTTCCTGATCGAGTCGATCACACTGCTCTGGATCCCGGCCAAGGAGGCCGCGGTCCCCAACCTCATCCCACGCGCCCGGCTGGAGACGGCCAACCAGCTCACCCTGATCACCACGTACGGCCTGACCCCGGTCGCCGCCGCGATCGCCCTGGCGGTGCTGGACCGCAGCGTGCGGGGGGTCACCGGCGGCGAGATGCCGAGCTGGGCCGAGCCGGCCCAGCTCGCCCTCTGGTTCAACTCCCTCTCCCGGCTGGCCACCGCGCTGGTGGTGGCGTTCGGCATCAAGGAGATCAGCCAGGCCCAGGCCCGGGAGCGGGGCGAACGCGCCGAGCAGGGCATGTTCAGCCAGTTCACCGAGGGCTGGAAGTTCATCGGCCAGACCCCGCTGGTCCGCGGCCTGGTGCTGGGCATCTTCGGCGCGTTCGCCGGCGGCGGCATCGTGATCGGCACCGCCAAGTTCTTCGCCGCCTCGCTCGGTGCCGGCGACGCCGCGTTCTACATGCTGTTCGGCGCGATCTTCATCGGCCTGGCGATCGGCATCGGGCTCGGCCCGATGATCGTCCGGGACATGTCCCGCCGCCGCTGGTTCGGCATGAGCATCGTGCTGGCCAGCGCCTCCGTCCTGGTGTTGGCCTTCGCCATCCACCTGTCGATGGCGATCCTCGGCGCGATCATGGTCGGCGCGGGTGCCGGGATGGCCTTCCTCGCCGGCACCACGCTGCTCGGCGGCGAGGTCGCCGACGAGGTACGCGGCCGGGTCTTCGCCGTCGTGCAGATCGGCACCCGGTTGGTGCTGATCCTGGCCATCGCGCTGAGCAGCCTGCTGGTCGGGGTCGGCGGCTCGCGCCAGCTCACCATCGCCGACCTCGGCATCTCGGTCTCCTCCACCCGGCTGCTGCTGCTCGCCGCCGGCCTGGCCGGGATCTTCGCCGGGGTCAGCGCGTTCGGTCAGATGGACGACAAGAAGGGCGTGCCGGTCCTGGCCGACCTGTGGGGTTCGATGCGGGGCCGGCCGCTGATGCCGGCCGAGCCGTTCGTCTCCAACGGGCTGTTCGTGGTCTTCGAGGGCGGCGAGGGGGGCGGCAAGTCCACCCAGCTGGAGACACTCGCCACCCGCCTGCGCGAGCAGGGCCGGGACGTGGTGGTGACCCGCGAGCCGGGCGCCACGGTGATGGGCGAGCGGATCCGGGCCATGGTGCTGGAGGACTCCGGCGCGGACGCGCCGTCGCCGCGCGCCGAGGCGCTGCTGTACGCCGCCGACCGCGCCCACCACGTCGCCACCGTCGTCCGGCCCGCCCTGATCCGGGGCGCGGTGGTGATCAGCGACCGGTACGTCGACTCGTCCCTGGCCTACCAGGGCGCCGGTCGTACGCTGCCGGTCGAGGAGGTCTCCTGGCTCTCCTCCTGGGCCACCGGCGGCCTCAAGCCCGACCTGGTGGTGCTCCTGGACATCGACCCGCGCACCGGCCTGTCCCGGGCGGCCGCCCGCAACCGGGGGGCCGACCGGCTGGAGGCCGAGTCCGTCGCCTTCCACGAGCGGGTCCGCTACGCCTTCCTCGACCTCGCCGCCAACGACCCGAAGCGTTACCTGGTGCTCGACGCGGCCCGCCCGATCGAGGAGATCGCCGGCCTGGTCGCCCGCCGGGTCGACGAACTCCTGGTGGACCCGGCGGGCATCGTGCACCCCCGGCCGGCGCACGGGCCGGACACCTCGGTCCAGCCCGAGTTATCCGAAACGGAGCTGGTGGGCGTGGAGCACCGCACCTGA
- a CDS encoding amino acid deaminase/aldolase, translating into MAIDSNTLRERLDKATADLDPPYAVVDLTAYDANAAALAARSAGKPVRAASKSIRARDLLARALGQPGWAGVMAFTLAEANWLVRCGATDDALVAYPTADRGALAELAADPQLAAAVTLMIDSTEQLDLIDTVCPPGRRSALRVCLDLDASWRPLRGRVHVGVRRSPVHSARAAGTLAAAVGRRAGFRLVGLMSYEAQIAGLGDAPPGQAALSAAIRIAQRGSYRELLARRGAAVAAVREHADLEFVNGGGTGSVAATSADPAVTEVTAGSGLYGPTLFDAYRAWRPTPAAFFACAVVRRPTPEIVTVLGGGWIASGPAATSRLPRPWLPAGLALVGSEGAGEVQTPLTGAAAADLRIGDRVWFRHAKAGELCERVNELHLVDGDTIVATVPTYRGEGHAFL; encoded by the coding sequence GTGGCCATCGACAGCAACACCCTGCGCGAACGCCTCGACAAGGCGACCGCCGACCTCGACCCGCCCTACGCCGTGGTGGACCTCACCGCCTACGACGCCAACGCCGCCGCGCTGGCCGCCCGCAGCGCCGGCAAGCCGGTCCGCGCCGCCAGCAAGTCGATCCGGGCCCGGGACCTGCTCGCCCGGGCACTCGGGCAGCCGGGCTGGGCCGGCGTGATGGCCTTCACCCTGGCCGAGGCGAACTGGCTGGTCCGCTGCGGCGCGACCGACGACGCGCTGGTCGCCTACCCGACCGCCGACCGGGGGGCACTCGCCGAGCTGGCCGCCGACCCACAACTCGCCGCAGCGGTCACCCTCATGATCGACAGCACCGAACAGCTGGACCTGATCGACACGGTGTGCCCCCCGGGCCGCCGCTCGGCACTGCGGGTCTGCCTCGACCTGGACGCCTCCTGGCGACCCCTGCGCGGGCGGGTGCACGTCGGGGTGCGCCGCTCGCCGGTGCACAGCGCCCGCGCCGCCGGCACGCTGGCCGCCGCCGTCGGCCGCCGGGCCGGTTTCCGGCTGGTCGGCCTGATGTCGTACGAGGCACAGATCGCCGGCCTCGGGGACGCCCCGCCGGGACAGGCCGCGCTCAGCGCCGCGATCCGGATCGCCCAGCGCGGGTCGTACCGCGAACTGCTGGCCCGGCGGGGCGCGGCGGTCGCCGCCGTCCGCGAACACGCCGACCTGGAATTCGTCAACGGCGGCGGCACCGGCAGCGTGGCCGCCACCAGCGCCGACCCGGCGGTCACCGAGGTCACCGCCGGCTCGGGGCTGTACGGCCCGACGCTGTTCGACGCGTACCGGGCCTGGCGGCCGACCCCGGCGGCGTTCTTCGCCTGCGCGGTGGTCCGCCGACCGACACCGGAGATCGTCACCGTGCTCGGCGGCGGGTGGATCGCCTCCGGCCCGGCCGCGACGAGCCGGCTGCCCCGGCCCTGGCTGCCGGCCGGGCTGGCGCTGGTCGGCAGCGAGGGCGCGGGCGAGGTGCAGACCCCGCTCACCGGCGCCGCCGCGGCCGACCTACGGATCGGCGACCGGGTGTGGTTCCGGCACGCCAAGGCGGGCGAACTCTGCGAACGGGTCAACGAGCTGCACCTGGTCGACGGCGACACGATCGTCGCCACGGTGCCCACCTACCGGGGCGAGGGCCACGCCTTCCTCTGA
- a CDS encoding TetR/AcrR family transcriptional regulator produces the protein MLDACAELVDEVGYEGLTTTLLAERAEVAIGSVYQFFPDKRAIVQALTLRTMEAYLQRLDERFASDDLTHWWDGVDAGIDEYICMHRTVPGFRTLHFGDVVDLHLLDEQRDNNGVIADQLARVLTERFGMTDEPRLRFCLEIAVEAADALIKLAFRRKQEGDERVLAEAKALIREYLHRHVEAPTQPAAKP, from the coding sequence ATGTTGGACGCCTGTGCCGAGCTCGTCGACGAGGTGGGGTACGAGGGGCTGACCACCACGTTGCTCGCCGAGCGGGCCGAGGTGGCGATCGGGTCGGTCTACCAGTTCTTCCCGGACAAGCGGGCGATCGTGCAGGCGTTGACCCTGCGCACCATGGAGGCCTACCTCCAGCGGCTCGACGAGCGCTTCGCGTCGGACGACCTGACCCACTGGTGGGACGGCGTCGACGCCGGGATCGACGAGTACATCTGCATGCACCGTACCGTCCCCGGCTTCCGGACCCTGCACTTCGGCGACGTGGTCGACCTGCACCTGCTCGACGAGCAGCGGGACAACAACGGGGTGATCGCCGACCAGTTGGCCCGGGTGCTGACCGAGCGGTTCGGCATGACCGACGAGCCCCGGCTGCGGTTCTGCCTGGAGATCGCCGTCGAGGCCGCGGACGCCCTGATCAAGCTGGCGTTCCGCCGCAAGCAGGAGGGCGACGAGCGGGTCCTCGCCGAGGCCAAGGCGCTCATCCGCGAATACCTGCACCGGCACGTCGAGGCCCCCACCCAGCCGGCCGCCAAGCCCTGA
- a CDS encoding D-arabinono-1,4-lactone oxidase, which yields MVGTATAWSNWAGNQHSVATAILRPTTVEDIAEAVLDVAGAGERIRVVGSGHSFTPIALSDGRRMELSGLRTDVRIDRNARLVTVPAGTTLRALNALLAEHGLAMPNLGDIDAQTIAGAISTGTHGTGAAYGCLSTFVEALTMVTGTGEVLHCSAEEHPEIFAAARVGLGALGIIVDVTLRCVEAFTLRAHERPAPLDEVLSDLPGLVGRHDHVEFYWFPYTDRVQLKTNDRVPADDRPLPRWRGWLDDDLLANTVFAGACRLGRAVPALAPTISAVSARALTERTYTGRSDTVFCTPRRVRFVEMEYGIPRAALPQALAELRRIVDRLPFKVLFPVEVRFTAADDIWLSHGYGRDSAYLAVHQYVGMPYEPYFRAFEEVTAGLGGRPHWGKLHYRDAASLATAYPRFGDFQDLRARLDPGRVLTNPHLDHILGP from the coding sequence ATGGTCGGTACCGCCACCGCCTGGTCCAACTGGGCCGGCAACCAACACAGCGTCGCCACCGCCATCCTGCGCCCTACCACCGTCGAGGACATAGCCGAGGCGGTCCTGGACGTGGCGGGCGCGGGCGAGCGGATCCGGGTGGTCGGCAGCGGCCACTCGTTCACCCCCATCGCCCTGTCTGACGGACGCCGGATGGAGTTGTCCGGTCTGCGGACTGACGTCCGGATCGACCGGAACGCCCGGCTGGTCACCGTACCCGCCGGGACGACCCTACGCGCGCTCAACGCGCTGCTCGCCGAGCACGGCCTGGCCATGCCCAACCTGGGCGACATCGACGCGCAGACCATCGCCGGGGCGATCTCCACCGGCACCCACGGCACCGGTGCCGCGTACGGCTGCCTGTCCACCTTCGTCGAGGCGCTCACCATGGTCACCGGCACCGGCGAGGTGCTGCACTGCTCGGCCGAGGAGCACCCGGAGATCTTCGCCGCCGCCCGGGTCGGCCTGGGTGCCCTCGGCATCATCGTGGACGTCACCCTACGCTGCGTGGAAGCCTTCACCCTCCGCGCACACGAACGACCCGCCCCGCTGGACGAGGTCCTGAGCGACCTGCCCGGACTCGTCGGCCGCCACGACCACGTCGAGTTCTACTGGTTCCCGTACACCGACCGGGTTCAGCTCAAGACCAACGACCGGGTGCCGGCCGACGACCGGCCACTGCCGCGCTGGCGGGGCTGGCTGGACGACGACCTCCTCGCCAACACGGTCTTCGCCGGAGCCTGCCGGCTGGGCCGGGCCGTACCCGCGCTGGCCCCCACCATCAGCGCGGTCTCCGCGCGGGCACTGACCGAGCGCACCTACACCGGCCGCTCCGACACCGTCTTCTGCACCCCGCGCCGGGTCCGCTTCGTCGAGATGGAGTACGGCATCCCGCGCGCCGCCCTGCCGCAGGCGCTGGCGGAACTGCGCCGGATCGTCGACCGGCTGCCGTTCAAGGTGCTCTTCCCGGTCGAGGTCAGGTTCACCGCCGCCGACGACATCTGGCTGTCCCACGGCTACGGGCGCGACTCGGCCTACCTCGCCGTCCACCAGTACGTCGGCATGCCCTACGAACCGTACTTCCGGGCCTTCGAGGAGGTCACCGCCGGACTCGGTGGCCGACCCCACTGGGGCAAGCTGCACTACCGGGACGCGGCCTCCCTGGCGACCGCCTATCCGCGATTCGGCGACTTCCAGGACCTCCGCGCCCGCCTCGACCCCGGTCGCGTCCTCACCAACCCCCACCTGGACCACATCCTCGGCCCCTGA